A genomic window from Glycine soja cultivar W05 chromosome 10, ASM419377v2, whole genome shotgun sequence includes:
- the LOC114370204 gene encoding probable linoleate 9S-lipoxygenase 5 produces the protein MFQNIMNAFTTTGDDDNGPGHRVKGTVVLMKKNVLDFNDFSASFLDRLHEFVGKRVSLQLVSSVNVDPGNGNGLKGKLGKPAYLEDWITTIAPLTAGEAAFKVTFEWDEEIGTPGAFIIRNNHHSEFYLKSLTLEDVPGQGVIRFICNSWVYPADKYEKDRIFFSNKTYLPSETPMPLLKYREEELENLRGNGKGQLQEWDRVYDYALYNDLGNPDKGPQHARPTLGGSKDYPYPRRGRTSRPPAKSDPKCESRLNIASSLDIYVPRDERFGHLKMADFLAYALKSIVQVLKPEFESLFDSTPNEFDKFEDVLKLYEGGIEVPEGILTEVRDNIPAEMLKEIFRSDGQRLLKFPVPQVIAVDKSAWQTDEEFGRELLAGINPVVIRGLQEFPPASKLDPKIYGNQTSTITKEHIESNLEGFTVDEAIKERRLFILDLHDALIPYVKRINSTSTKMYASRTILFLQDSGTLKPLAIELSLPHPEGDQYGAISKVYTPVEQGIENSFWQLAKAYVVVADSGYHQLISHWLHTHAVIEPIILATNRHLSVLHPIHKLLHPHFRDTMNINALGRQILINAGGALELTVCPSKYSMEFSSVLYKDWVFPEQALPEDLVKRGVAVKDSTSPYGLRLLIEDYPFAVDGLEIWFAIKTWVKDYCSFYYKEDDTIKKDTELQSWWKEIREVGHGDKKDEPWWPKMQTCEELIQTCTIIIWIASALHAAINFGQYPYGGFPPSRPAISRRFMPEKGTPEYDELVANPDKAYLKTVTSQFLAVLGISLVEILSKHSSDEVYLGQRDTPDWTSDAEPLQAFEKFGKKLADIEERILRMNSDEKFRNRYGPVKMPYTLLYPSSKGGLTGMGVPNSISI, from the exons ATGTTTCAGAACATCATGAACGCTTTCACCACCACCGGAGACGACGACAACGGGCCAGGGCACCGAGTGAAAGGGACGGTGGTGctgatgaagaagaatgtgTTGGACTTCAACGATTTCAGTGCTTCGTTTCTTGATCGTCTTCATGAGTTTGTGGGGAAACGAGTTTCTCTTCAGCTCGTAAGTTCTGTCAACGTTGACCCTG GGAATGGCAATGGGTTGAAGGGGAAACTTGGGAAGCCTGCTTATCTAGAAGACTGGATCACAACAATAGCACCTTTGACAGCAGGAGAAGCAGCATTCAAGGTCACATTTGAGTGGGATGAGGAGATAGGAACACCAGGAGCATTTATAATAAGGAACAATCATCATAGTGAGTTCTACCTCAAAAGCCTGACACTTGAAGATGTTCCAGGCCAAGGTGTCATTCGCTTTATCTGCAACTCTTGGGTATACCCTGCTGATAAATATGAAAAGGATCGCATTTTCTTCTCCAACAAG ACATACCTTCCAAGTGAAACACCAATGCCACTACTCAAGTACAGAGAAGAAGAGTTGGAGAATTTAAGAGGTAATGGGAAGGGTCAGCTCCAAGAGTGGGACAGGGTCTATGATTATGCTCTCTACAATGATTTGGGAAATCCGGATAAGGGTCCACAACATGCTCGTCCTACTCTAGGAGGGTCTAAGGATTACCCCTACCCTCGTAGGGGAAGAACTAGTAGACCACCGGCCAAATCAG ATCCTAAATGTGAGAGTAGGCTGAATATTGCCTCGAGCTTAGACATCTATGTTCCAAGGGATGAAAGATTTGGTCACTTGAAAATGGCGGATTTTCTTGCCTATGCACTGAAATCCATAGTTCAAGTTCTCAAACCGGAGTTTGAATCTCTATTCGACAGCACCCCTAATGAGTTTGACAAATTTGAAGATGTACTTAAACTCTATGAAGGTGGGATTGAGGTGCCTGAGGGTATACTTACGGAAGTTAGGGATAACATCCCTGCAGAGATGCTTAAGGAAATTTTCCGATCTGACGGGCAAAGGCTTCTCAAATTTCCGGTGCCTCAAGTGATTGCAG TGGATAAATCGGCATGGCAAACTGATGAAGAATTTGGTAGGGAGTTGCTGGCTGGTATAAACCCTGTTGTAATTCGTGGTCTCCAA GAGTTCCCACCAGCAAGCAAGCTAGATCCCAAAATCTACGGTAATCAAACTAGCACAATAACCAAAGAACACATCGAAAGTAACCTGGAAGGATTCACAGTAGATGAG GCAATTAAAGAAAGGAGGTTGTTCATTTTAGATCTCCACGATGCATTGATACCATACGTGAAGAGGATAAACTCTACTTCTACAAAGATGTATGCAAGCAGGACAATTCTGTTCTTGCAAGATAGTGGGACTTTGAAGCCACTAGCCATTGAGTTGAGTTTGCCTCATCCTGAGGGAGATCAATATGGTGCAATAAGTAAAGTTTACACGCCCGTGGAACAAGGCATTGAAAACTCCTTCTGGCAACTGGCCAAAGCTTATGTAGTGGTAGCTGACTCAGGCTATCATCAACTTATCAGCCACTG GTTGCATACTCATGCAGTCATTGAGCCAATTATTTTAGCTACAAATAGGCACCTTAGTGTGCTTCACCCTATTCATAAGCTATTGCATCCTCACTTTCGTGACACCATGAATATAAATGCACTCGGACGACAGATTCTCATTAATGCAGGTGGTGCTCTAGAGTTAACAGTTTGTCCATCTAAGTATTCTATGGAGTTTTCATCTGTGCTTTACAAGGACTGGGTTTTCCCTGAGCAGGCACTGCCTGAAGACCTTGTCAAGAG AGGAGTGGCTGTTAAGGACTCAACTTCCCCGTATGGCCTTCGATTATTGATTGAGGATTACCCTTTTGCAGTTGATGGGCTAGAGATTTGGTTTGCTATCAAGACATGGGTTAAGGACTACTGCTCCTTTTACTACAAGGAGGATGACACTATCAAGAAAGATACTGAACTTCAATCTTGGTGGAAGGAAATAAGGGAGGTGGGTCATGGTGACAAGAAAGATGAGCCTTGGTGGCCAAAGATGCAGACATGTGAAGAGCTGATTCAGACTTGCACTATTATCATATGGATTGCCTCAGCTCTCCATGCTGCAATCAACTTTGGACAATATCCATATGGAGGCTTCCCACCGAGTCGTCCGGCTATAAGCCGGCGATTCATGCCAGAAAAAGGAACTCCTGAATACGATGAACTTGTGGCGAATCCTGATAAGGCTTATCTGAAAACAGTTACTTCACAGTTTCTGGCTGTTCTTGGCATTTCACTTGTAGAGATCTTGTCCAAACATTCTAGTGATGAGGTCTACCTTGGGCAGAGAGACACTCCAGATTGGACATCTGATGCTGAGCCATTGCAAGCCTTTGAGAAGTTTGGCAAAAAACTTGCTGATATTGAGGAAAGGATCTTGAGAATGAATAGTGATGAGAAATTCAGAAACCGGTATGGTCCAGTTAAGATGCCATACACCTTGCTTTATCCTTCTAGTAAAGGTGGACTAACTGGCATGGGGGTTCCTAACAGTatctcaatttaa
- the LOC114369179 gene encoding F-box protein At1g55000-like, producing the protein MGCCCDEDDGDIFRHLMNSNFPSSSSTSATTTTTSSCTVISPMNSYFSALSSTDILRLIFDNLPIPDLARASCVCRLWNSVASQRDMVTRAFVAPWKLNDVVGNPLSGSFWRDNSLAKFAVSHHITRGDTVASLAVKYSVQVMDIKRLNNMMSDHGIYSRERLLIPISNPDILINRTCFIELDVYAKREVAVLYPNDLPDRRTAYVSNRISSEESNKKVLESLKRSMHVDNETAQYYWSVANGDPRAAFAQFSADLKWDWQAGHS; encoded by the exons ATGGGTTGTTGTTGCGACGAAGACGACGGTGACATTTTCAGGCACCTCATGAATTCCAATTTCCCCTCATCTTCCTCCACCtccgccaccaccaccaccacctcttcTTGCACCGTGATTTCACCGATGAATTCTTATTTCTCGGCGCTCTCCTCCACCGACATCCTCCGCCTCATCTTCGACAACCTTCCAATCCCCGATCTCGCACGTGCCAGCTGCGTGTGTCGTCTCTGGAACTCCGTGGCCTCCCAGCGGGACATGGTAACGAGAGCCTTCGTCGCCCCTTGGAAACTGAACGACGTCGTCGGCAACCCACTCTCTGGAAGCTTCTGGAGAGACAACTCCCTCGCCAAATTCGCCGTCTCCCATCACATTACTCGCGGCGACACCGTTGCCAGTCTCGCCGTCAAGTACTCCGTTCAG gtaATGGATATAAAGCGCTTGAACAACATGATGAGTGACCATGGCATATACTCAAGGGAAAGGTTATTGATCCCTATTAGTAATCCTGATATTCTTATTAACAGAACATGCTTTATTGAGCTGGATGTCTATGCAAAACGAGAAGTAGCAGTGTTGTATCCCAATGATTTACCAGACAGGAGGACTGCCTATGTTTCAAACAGAATTTCCTCAGAAGAAAGCAACAAAAAAGTGCTTGAATCCTTGAAGAGAAGCATGCATGTTGATAATGAAACTGCTCAATATTACTGGTCTGTTGCAAATGGTGACCCGAGAGCTGCTTTTGCCCAGTTTTCTGCAGACCTTAAGTGGGATTGGCAAGCAGGGCATTCCTAG